The Desulfarculaceae bacterium genome window below encodes:
- a CDS encoding MBL fold metallo-hydrolase has translation MLSSYAIAGVLAALLGVLIGVGGCFSPKPFDEAAWQKTVAATDPAQLHAPHRNAEGRFYNPWLRQDKSTWDLFRWWLSTNSLPREKGKEYPMPVEANNGAYLKDPAAPASLTSVGHATYVVQWGGQVVITDPFFSDSAAVVSRRVPPPFGPEALPQGTVVLISHNHYDHLDSDAVAALSKRGARFLCPLGLGGLLRDMGATEVRELDWWQSVELDGSRFTFLPTQHWSRRFGQGYNESLWGAWLLERGEEKIFYGGDSGYFKGFAEFGNRWPGIDVALIGIGASQPRWFMHYSHLDVPELFKAFSDLGAKRLVPTQYGVLKLGDEPAAWPAKAIQDYLKAHPREQGKVVLMPVGGRLMLPAAP, from the coding sequence ATGCTTTCTTCCTATGCCATAGCCGGAGTGCTGGCCGCGCTGCTGGGCGTGCTGATCGGGGTGGGCGGCTGCTTTTCGCCCAAGCCTTTTGACGAGGCGGCCTGGCAAAAGACCGTGGCCGCCACCGACCCGGCTCAGCTCCACGCCCCCCACCGCAACGCCGAAGGCCGTTTCTACAACCCCTGGCTCAGGCAGGACAAATCCACCTGGGATTTGTTCCGCTGGTGGCTTTCCACCAACTCCCTGCCCCGGGAAAAGGGCAAGGAGTACCCCATGCCGGTGGAGGCCAACAACGGGGCCTATCTGAAAGACCCGGCCGCGCCCGCCTCCCTGACCTCGGTGGGGCACGCCACCTACGTGGTGCAGTGGGGCGGCCAGGTGGTGATCACCGATCCCTTTTTCAGCGACAGCGCGGCGGTGGTGAGCCGCCGGGTGCCGCCGCCTTTCGGGCCGGAGGCCCTGCCCCAGGGCACGGTGGTGCTGATCAGCCACAACCACTACGACCACCTGGACTCAGACGCGGTGGCCGCCCTGAGCAAACGGGGCGCGCGCTTCCTCTGCCCCCTGGGCCTGGGCGGGCTGCTCCGGGACATGGGGGCCACGGAGGTGCGCGAGTTGGACTGGTGGCAGAGCGTGGAGCTGGACGGGTCGCGCTTCACCTTTCTCCCCACCCAGCACTGGAGCCGCCGCTTCGGCCAGGGGTACAACGAGTCGCTGTGGGGGGCCTGGCTCCTGGAGCGGGGCGAAGAGAAGATCTTCTACGGCGGGGACTCCGGTTATTTCAAGGGCTTCGCCGAATTCGGCAATCGTTGGCCAGGCATCGACGTGGCCCTGATCGGCATCGGGGCCAGCCAGCCGCGCTGGTTCATGCACTACTCCCATCTGGACGTGCCCGAGTTGTTTAAGGCATTTTCCGACCTGGGGGCCAAGCGCCTGGTGCCCACCCAGTACGGGGTCTTGAAGCTGGGCGACGAGCCCGCCGCCTGGCCGGCCAAGGCCATCCAGGACTACCTGAAGGCCCACCCCCGCGAGCAGGGCAAGGTGGTGCTCATGCCGGTGGGCGGGCGGCTGATGCTTCCGGCCGCGCCCTGA
- a CDS encoding phosphoglycerate kinase: MQLGSLDERLPLVQQAKLKDKVVLVRFDHNVVKKGVITDPFRIDRTLGTLFYIVAQGGRPIMMTHVGRPKDKKTGAIKADEASAVEPIVAYLESKLHSRITVPTFPAGDKGIAAIDTSINHHIRRLREGEIDGIYLPNTRWFAGEEAKGEAREEFALQLAGLADIYVNDAFGSWQPHASTFDVTRHLPSYAGWLLQDEMRHLEMVLNPARPFVAVVAGAKYDTKIGPLSAIYEQVDRLILGGVIYNTYLCAKYGVKIAGVAEEDIAAAQELVKADAEAGKIVELPLLVESEVLGREEGKYRTVAVADLEPGRELGYVLDIDPASFKAPEVAEALGKAATIFVNAVMGFTPHFTDGSRALDTTIDANRAAAKLYGGGDTLQEFKDLCPGLYLSVLDDAQYYFFTGGGSVLKAIEQRSPYGLEPVAALIDNARRNNHGAPEK, translated from the coding sequence ATGCAGCTAGGCAGTCTGGATGAGCGCTTGCCCCTGGTGCAGCAGGCCAAGCTAAAAGACAAGGTGGTGCTGGTGCGCTTTGACCACAACGTGGTCAAGAAAGGCGTGATCACCGACCCCTTCCGTATCGACCGCACCCTGGGGACCCTGTTCTACATCGTAGCCCAAGGCGGCCGGCCCATAATGATGACCCACGTGGGCCGCCCCAAGGACAAGAAGACCGGGGCCATCAAGGCCGACGAGGCCAGCGCGGTGGAGCCCATCGTGGCCTATCTGGAGAGCAAGCTGCATTCGCGCATCACCGTGCCCACCTTCCCGGCCGGGGACAAGGGCATCGCGGCCATCGACACCAGCATCAACCACCACATCCGCCGCCTGCGCGAGGGCGAGATCGACGGCATCTATCTGCCCAACACCCGCTGGTTCGCGGGCGAAGAGGCCAAGGGCGAGGCCCGCGAGGAGTTCGCCTTGCAGCTGGCCGGGTTGGCCGACATCTACGTGAACGACGCCTTCGGCTCCTGGCAGCCCCACGCCTCCACCTTTGACGTTACCCGGCACCTGCCCTCCTATGCGGGCTGGCTGCTCCAGGACGAGATGCGCCATCTGGAGATGGTGCTCAACCCGGCGCGGCCCTTTGTGGCCGTGGTGGCCGGGGCCAAGTACGACACCAAGATCGGCCCCCTGAGCGCCATCTACGAGCAGGTGGACCGCCTGATCCTGGGCGGGGTGATCTACAACACCTACCTCTGCGCCAAGTACGGGGTGAAGATCGCCGGCGTGGCCGAGGAGGACATCGCCGCGGCCCAGGAGCTGGTAAAGGCTGACGCCGAGGCGGGCAAGATCGTGGAGCTGCCCCTGTTGGTGGAGAGCGAGGTGCTGGGGCGCGAGGAAGGCAAGTACCGCACCGTGGCCGTGGCCGACCTGGAGCCGGGCCGGGAGCTGGGCTACGTCCTGGACATCGACCCGGCCAGCTTCAAGGCGCCGGAAGTGGCCGAGGCCCTGGGCAAGGCGGCCACCATCTTCGTCAACGCGGTGATGGGCTTCACCCCCCACTTCACCGACGGCTCCCGCGCCCTGGACACCACCATCGACGCCAACCGCGCCGCGGCCAAGCTCTACGGCGGCGGGGACACCCTGCAAGAGTTCAAGGACCTCTGCCCCGGCCTGTACTTGTCCGTGCTGGACGACGCGCAGTATTATTTCTTCACCGGCGGCGGCTCGGTGCTCAAGGCCATAGAACAGCGTTCTCCCTACGGCCTGGAGCCGGTGGCCGCCCTGATCGACAACGCGCGGCGGAACAACCACGGCGCGCCGGAGAAATAA